GCGCACACATATCCTTGAGCTGTCCATCAGCATTGGAATTTGTTGTTCTGGTTGGAGGGCCTGCGAGAAGAGCTTATGTATATTTATCTCGCAAAGTTGATGTAAGAATTCTTGGATGTCACCATCCGTCTCCTGCCACATTGCCGAGAAAATCGCACGGCTAATCGCTTCGTCCGGGGAAATATATGGTATACTGTCATCAACGTGACAAATAATTTCAAACAATTATAGCAAACGCAATAATTATTGTTATATCATTTGTAGGGCAACCCTTCAGGGTTGCTTAAAGCAAGGCTAAAGCCTTGCCCTACATGTAACAATATTTTATGCGTTTGCATTAGTTGGGACATATCGATCTCAAAATTGATCGTATGCATACTGAAGATCAACGGAAGGGCCTGCTTCAGCAATTGAACAATCATAACGACTTAGTGTCTGCGGGGAACACTATATAACGAGGAGGCGCCATGGATAATGATACACTATTTGAGGTTTTCAAGACCGGGATAATGAACGAGCACAAGGCTTACGAGTTTTACCTAAAAGCGGCCAGGGACACTGATAATCCTGATGCAAAAAAGCTTTTTGAGCAATTTGCGGCTGCGGAATTAAAGCACGAACACGACCTTGAAGATCTTTACAAGTCGCTTAAAAAACAATGATCGACAGTCGGTAGGTTTGGGCTGAACGGTGTTAATGAAGCCCAACAAATCGAAGCGAAAGAATGTTGGCAAGTTGATACTTTTGCCCAACCTACAAAACTGTCCATCAATGAGCATCCTGACACCAGGTCCACCCGCGGCATTTACCCCGCTTGTGCGCAGAAATCGCATCCGAAATATTATTGCAAGGACGTCGTCAGGCGGGTCCGGTTCAGAGCATGATCAGCACGCTCATCATGGCAATGGACCAGATGACGTCCGTGGACAATTGCATCTCACAGGTTGAATCAAACAGCAGGTCAAGACGGGCGGGAAATTCGTCGTCCTCCAGCCAGAGCGTCAGGGTAACGGGTATTCGCGGCAGGGGCGCAAGCCGGAGCGAAACATCGCCGTACGTCATGACCTCGCCGCCAAGGTTTCTCCCCTTATCAATAAACCCTTCCCGGTCCTTCCCATACTTCTTCGCGACACTGTCGAGCGGCAGGACGTGTGATCCTCTGGTGAAGATGTCGCCGCCCCTGATGTGCTCGAGCTTTACGGGCCTGTTGGTGCAGGTGATGTCCTTGGCGCTCACCAGATACCAGAGGACCGAGAGCCGAAAGAAATAGCCGAGTTTTCCGAGCAGCACCTCGCTCCCCGGAGCCGTGCTTGAGATCTTCCTGTCTCGTACGGAAACGATGAAGTCCATGCCGAATGATGTCACCTGATAATTCAAGGACACCGCATCATAGGAAACAGAAGCTGCTTTGCAGACATCCGCCGGTTTCAGCGTCGTGAGTATCTCCCATGCCTTATCTTCTCCGGGATTGTTCGTTTCCGCCATATAACCTCTTTGAAAAGTATTAATTCACTCCATAGTAACAGATAAGCCGGCTTTTGTTAAGTGGAATGGATATATGCATGCATTACGATGAATACTATGTGGGGTATGCACCGGACGGCACCTACCCCTATCGAATGGACCATATCCCCGATAAGAGCACTCGGGGATGACTCAAACAGTGCGACGATATTGTCATTCCCGAAGGTCTAAAAGCCTGCCCCAGCATGACTTAAGCCGGGGGGAATCTGGTTTGAAATAATTCACAGTATGTTGTACTAAGATCGGTGAAATGCATACCCATTTTATATCAATAAACATATTGTAACATTACCAGGTGATATTACTTGCCGCTATTTTCCGGTTACTTTTCGTAGCCCGCTTGTGCATCATGATATTACTATTAGTTACGAGTGGAATGTCTGCTCTTCGGTAATGACTTCCTCTTCATGAATTCGCGATGACTGAATTTTATCGGCCTCTATTTATAAAACGCGAACCCCTATTAGTTTCAATTATGCACTATACCATGTCCGGCTGCTCTTTCTATAACAGACTTCGAAGAATATGATAAAAATACGTTGATTTTATTTAGATTATTCCATTCCCGCCCAGCGTAACGAAAAAAAACAGATCACAGAGTTTTCCTGATATTCCCGCGAGGCAGTTCGTATGCACAGCGAGAAATAATAAAATGGAAACTGTTTTTGACTATTCGTAAATATGGTCTTTGTTTTGCTTAGATATTGATCATGAAATCCACCAAGGCGCCGAATTATGGCAACAACATCATCCTTGAAGACGTGATTGGGTTCCTGAAGAAGGTCCCGCCATTCCAGTTTCTTGGTGATACGGACCTACAGGCCGTTGCCCGGAACCTGTCCATGGAGTTCTATCCCAAGGACCTGGTGATCATGCGGCAGGACGGGCCGCCGAGTGACGCGCTTCGTATCATCAAAAAGGGCGGGGTGAAGATCGTTCTTGTTTCGGACGACGGCGGCGAGGCTGTCATCGATTACCGGGGAGAAGGGGAGACCTTTGGTTTCCTGTCCATGGTGGGCAAAGACCGGGTGCGTACCAACGTCGTGGCTGTTGACGACACGATCTGCTACCTCCTGGGTCAAGAGATGGTGAGAAAACTGCTCGATGCAAACCGTTCGTTCACTGAATTCTTCCTTCAATCCCATATCACCCGTTACATCGATAAAACCTACCGCGAGATGCAGGACAAGAGCATGTTCTACGGAGGGAGCGACCGCCTCCTGTTCACGACACAGGTGGGGGACATGGCTGTCAAGAACGTGGTTTCCACACAAGAGGACACGTCGATCCGCGAAGCGGCGCAGATCATGTCCGAGCAGAGCATCAGTTCGATCGTGATCAGGGACCGCAACGGCCTGCCCACCGGCATGGTGACCGACCGGGACCTCAGGGAAAAGGTCGTCGCACGGGGACGGAGCGTCGGGGAGCCGGTAAAGAACATTATGAGCACCTCGCTCATACGCGTGGACGCTCGGGATTACTGTTTCGAGGCCGTGCTGAAAATGATCAAGTACAACATCCACCATATTCTGGTGATCAAGGACGGCCATCTCACCGGAGTGATCACGAACCACGACATGATGATGCTGCAGGGGACATCGCCGCTCTCACTCACCAAGGATATCGAGAGCCAGCAGACCATCGAAGGGCTTATTCCGGTCTCGAAGAAGATCAACGGGATTGTCGGGCTGTTGCTCAAGGAAGGGGCCAAGGCGAGCAATATTACCAAGGTCATCACCGAGATCAATGACCGGCTCGTGCGCAAAGTTCTTGAATGCGCCGAGCGGAAGCACGGCAAGCCGCCGGTCGCCTACTGCTGGATCGGGTATGGGAGCGAAGGCCGTAAGGAGCAGACCTTCAAGACCGACCAGGACAACGCCATAATCACCGCTGATCCGGCGACGGAGGCCGAGGCGGAAGCCGCGAAAATATATTTCTCCGTCTTTGCCGAGTTTGTAAGAGACAGCCTGCTCCAGTGCGGGTTCCCGACCTGCCCGGCAAACTATATGGCGAGCAATCCCCAGTGGTGCCAGCCGATCAAGGTATGGAAAAAATATTTTTCCACCTGGATCTCGACCCCTACGCCGGAGGCCGTGCTCAATTGCGTGGCTTTCTTTGATTTCCGGCCGATGTACGGCGAGACCTCCCTGGCCGAACTGCTCCGTGATCATCTGAGCGCGCTTCTCAAAGACCAGAAGGTGTTCCTCGGTTATTTGGCGAACATGGCGATCAAGAATCAACCTCCCATCGGGTTCTTCAAGTCCTTTGTCGTGGAAAAGGGAGGGGTGCACAAGGACGAACTGAACCTCAAGATCAAAGGCCTCGCGCCCCTCGTGGACATCCTGCGGCTTTTTGCGCTCGAGAAGGGCATCCGGGAGACCTCCACCATGGAGCGGATCGAAACGCTGCGGAGCATGCATACCATCGTTGAGGAATACGCCGACGATTTCGAGCAGGCCTTCGAGTTCATCATGCTCCTCAGGATCCATCATCAGTACGAACAGATCAGAAATGGCGTGGCGCCCGACAACTTCATCAATCCAAACTTGTTGAGCAACCTCGAAAAACGGTCTATCAAAGGGGCATTCCATCTCATCTCGAAGATCCAGGACCTGATCATCGAGCTTTACAAGGCGCTGATCTGGTAGGGGAAATTCCGCGAGGGGTAAGGCGTGAGGGCGGGAGGGGTTTACATCATTACACGTTTCACTTTCCCGTGTCTCGCTGTCAGAAGCGCCTGACGCCTTACGACGAACGCTTCACGGCCCTAAAGGACTGACCTGTGTTCAGACTGATCGGGAAAAAAGAAAAAAAGCCGCAGGGGTTCAGCGCCAAGACGCCGATCACCGATGTCCGCTACGTGGTCGTGGACACGGAGCTTACCGGGCTGGATGAGAAAACGGATGCCATCATTTCCATCGGCGCGGTGCGCATGACCGGCGGCAGGATCGATCTCGGCGATACATTCTACCGGCTCGTAGGACCGAGGGCGGAACTCAGGGCGGCCAATGTGCTTATTCACGAGATCATGCCGTCCGATCTGGCGGTACAGCCCGCGATCGATACCGTGCTGGCAAAGTTCCTCGACTATGCGGGGAATGACGTGCTCGTGGGACATTTTATCTCCATCGACCTCGAATTTCTGAACCGGGAGATGAAACGGTTGTACGGACGCGAGATCGAAAACGCCGCGATCGACACGTTCACGCTCGATGAGTGGCTCCGGAAACGGTTAAAGTCCCATGCCTGTTTTGCGAAGGCGCTCTCCGGATACCGGCTTTATGATATCGCGAAAAGCGTCGGTGTCCCGGTGAACGGTTCACACAACGCGATCGCGGACGCTTTTACGACCGCGCAGCTTTTGCAACGGTTCATCCCGCTCCTTACAGAGGCGGGGGTACATGACATCGGGGAACTTTTGAAGCGTGGAAAACCATTTGAAGGAGGTGATCGATTCAGAATAACAGGAGATTTCGGAAACTTTTAGGAGCAGAATGAACAAAATACAGAAGGAGGAAGAACCATGAGTAAATTAAAACACGAAGATATCCTGCATGACCCTGATTTCAAAGACCTGTCCAGGCAGAAGTTTATCATCTCCACCATTCTGACGATCCTCGAGCTGGTGCTCTATTTCGGATTCATCGGCCTGATCGCGTTCAACAAGCCGTTCCTGGCGCAGAAGCTCTCCGAGGGCTCTGCTATTACGATCGGGATCCCCATCGCGGTAGGTACGATCGTATTCTCCTGGATCTTTACCGGGATCTACATCTGGTGGGCGAACAACAAGTATGATGTGC
This genomic window from Nitrospirota bacterium contains:
- a CDS encoding DUF3786 domain-containing protein → MAETNNPGEDKAWEILTTLKPADVCKAASVSYDAVSLNYQVTSFGMDFIVSVRDRKISSTAPGSEVLLGKLGYFFRLSVLWYLVSAKDITCTNRPVKLEHIRGGDIFTRGSHVLPLDSVAKKYGKDREGFIDKGRNLGGEVMTYGDVSLRLAPLPRIPVTLTLWLEDDEFPARLDLLFDSTCEMQLSTDVIWSIAMMSVLIML
- a CDS encoding DUF294 nucleotidyltransferase-like domain-containing protein codes for the protein MKSTKAPNYGNNIILEDVIGFLKKVPPFQFLGDTDLQAVARNLSMEFYPKDLVIMRQDGPPSDALRIIKKGGVKIVLVSDDGGEAVIDYRGEGETFGFLSMVGKDRVRTNVVAVDDTICYLLGQEMVRKLLDANRSFTEFFLQSHITRYIDKTYREMQDKSMFYGGSDRLLFTTQVGDMAVKNVVSTQEDTSIREAAQIMSEQSISSIVIRDRNGLPTGMVTDRDLREKVVARGRSVGEPVKNIMSTSLIRVDARDYCFEAVLKMIKYNIHHILVIKDGHLTGVITNHDMMMLQGTSPLSLTKDIESQQTIEGLIPVSKKINGIVGLLLKEGAKASNITKVITEINDRLVRKVLECAERKHGKPPVAYCWIGYGSEGRKEQTFKTDQDNAIITADPATEAEAEAAKIYFSVFAEFVRDSLLQCGFPTCPANYMASNPQWCQPIKVWKKYFSTWISTPTPEAVLNCVAFFDFRPMYGETSLAELLRDHLSALLKDQKVFLGYLANMAIKNQPPIGFFKSFVVEKGGVHKDELNLKIKGLAPLVDILRLFALEKGIRETSTMERIETLRSMHTIVEEYADDFEQAFEFIMLLRIHHQYEQIRNGVAPDNFINPNLLSNLEKRSIKGAFHLISKIQDLIIELYKALIW
- a CDS encoding 3'-5' exonuclease; this encodes MFRLIGKKEKKPQGFSAKTPITDVRYVVVDTELTGLDEKTDAIISIGAVRMTGGRIDLGDTFYRLVGPRAELRAANVLIHEIMPSDLAVQPAIDTVLAKFLDYAGNDVLVGHFISIDLEFLNREMKRLYGREIENAAIDTFTLDEWLRKRLKSHACFAKALSGYRLYDIAKSVGVPVNGSHNAIADAFTTAQLLQRFIPLLTEAGVHDIGELLKRGKPFEGGDRFRITGDFGNF
- a CDS encoding DUF485 domain-containing protein; translation: MSKLKHEDILHDPDFKDLSRQKFIISTILTILELVLYFGFIGLIAFNKPFLAQKLSEGSAITIGIPIAVGTIVFSWIFTGIYIWWANNKYDVLVNKVKEKVGG